One genomic region from Spirochaeta lutea encodes:
- the nth gene encoding endonuclease III, whose product MSILQIHRELAARYDGGASLLSYTNAFELLIAVVLSAQTTDAQVNKITPALFSRYPDSHALAGARQEEVEGLIHSTGFYRSKARNIIGASKVLVEDFGGRVPQTMEELVRIPGVGRKSAGVVLHHIFDKPAIIVDTHFGRVVRRLGLTAHEDPKRVEQDIAAQLDRAYWSEFSMTANLHGRALCHARKPRCSECFLLPWCAYGASVQGVS is encoded by the coding sequence ATGAGCATTTTGCAGATACATAGGGAACTGGCTGCTCGGTACGACGGAGGAGCGAGTTTGCTTTCATATACCAATGCCTTTGAGCTTCTGATAGCGGTGGTGTTATCCGCCCAAACCACGGATGCCCAGGTCAATAAAATCACCCCAGCCTTATTTAGCCGCTACCCCGACAGCCACGCCTTAGCAGGTGCCCGGCAGGAGGAGGTCGAGGGATTGATCCATTCTACCGGATTCTACCGGAGCAAGGCCCGGAACATTATCGGGGCAAGCAAGGTTCTGGTGGAAGATTTCGGGGGCAGGGTGCCCCAGACCATGGAAGAGCTGGTACGGATTCCCGGGGTGGGCCGGAAGAGTGCGGGGGTGGTGTTGCACCATATCTTTGATAAGCCGGCGATTATCGTTGATACCCATTTTGGGCGAGTGGTACGCCGGCTGGGATTAACCGCGCATGAGGATCCGAAGAGGGTTGAACAGGATATTGCGGCTCAACTTGACAGGGCATACTGGTCCGAGTTTTCCATGACGGCGAACCTTCACGGCCGGGCGCTCTGCCACGCCCGAAAACCCCGGTGCAGCGAGTGCTTCCTGCTACCCTGGTGCGCCTACGGTGCCTCCGTCCAGGGGGTGAGTTGA
- a CDS encoding NifB/NifX family molybdenum-iron cluster-binding protein has protein sequence MHKTNHKAIATMGFHVAHNLGSAKEFIVFQPDTKTVDLLPLPGEVTGVLIPGYLAEQGIFEVYTGELDAMVLQECTRLGIQVHRGYDGEAQSLVEDLNWQGMQKDSDEDHHHQGHRHGHHHGHGACGCGGACGGASIESVLEAMKGSLKD, from the coding sequence ATGCATAAAACAAATCACAAAGCAATTGCCACCATGGGCTTTCATGTAGCCCATAATCTCGGCTCCGCCAAGGAGTTCATAGTATTCCAACCCGACACGAAAACCGTTGATCTCCTACCCCTTCCGGGTGAGGTTACCGGCGTTCTCATTCCCGGGTACCTCGCCGAACAGGGAATTTTCGAGGTCTACACTGGGGAGCTGGATGCCATGGTGCTCCAGGAATGTACCCGTCTGGGTATCCAGGTTCACCGGGGATACGACGGCGAGGCCCAGAGCCTTGTTGAAGATCTGAACTGGCAGGGCATGCAGAAAGACTCCGATGAAGACCACCACCATCAAGGCCACCGTCACGGCCACCATCACGGCCACGGCGCCTGCGGATGCGGCGGGGCCTGCGGCGGCGCATCCATCGAATCGGTTCTGGAAGCGATGAAGGGCTCACTCAAAGACTAA
- a CDS encoding Mrp/NBP35 family ATP-binding protein, whose amino-acid sequence MHGNPNQGEQQKRINENLGQIKNIIMVMSGKGGVGKSTVSTNLAYSLALEGYKVGIMDVDIHGPNVPKMLGIEDKQFMGSDEAIEPVEVLPGLHAASIGLAGYNPDQALIWRGPIKVGLIRQFLGDVVWGPLDYLIIDTPPGTGDETLTVAQLIPIMAGAVIVTSPQDVSILDSRKSINFAQKLNLPVLGVVENMSGFVCPNCGTVTEIFKSGGGQKASEELSVPFLGKVPLEPHIVAAGDAGLPFIAQNPQGPTAEAFHTIIQAINSQIDTFRSEGLYAQDQRQLQGVLGPKKSAPTDFRPER is encoded by the coding sequence ATGCACGGTAATCCCAATCAAGGGGAACAACAAAAGCGGATCAACGAAAATCTCGGTCAAATCAAAAATATCATCATGGTCATGAGCGGCAAAGGCGGTGTGGGAAAATCCACCGTCAGCACCAACCTGGCCTACTCCCTTGCTCTTGAAGGGTACAAGGTCGGCATTATGGATGTGGACATCCACGGCCCTAACGTACCCAAGATGCTTGGGATCGAAGACAAGCAGTTCATGGGCAGCGATGAGGCCATTGAGCCGGTGGAGGTTCTACCCGGACTTCACGCGGCCAGCATTGGGTTGGCGGGGTACAACCCGGATCAAGCATTAATCTGGCGGGGTCCCATTAAGGTCGGTCTCATCCGTCAGTTCCTCGGGGATGTGGTATGGGGACCCCTGGACTACCTCATAATTGACACCCCTCCGGGAACCGGGGATGAAACCCTCACCGTCGCCCAGCTCATCCCCATCATGGCCGGAGCGGTCATCGTCACCAGCCCCCAGGATGTCTCGATCCTGGATAGCCGAAAAAGCATCAACTTTGCCCAGAAACTGAATCTGCCCGTTCTAGGAGTGGTAGAGAACATGAGTGGGTTCGTCTGCCCCAACTGCGGCACGGTTACGGAAATCTTTAAGAGCGGGGGCGGTCAAAAAGCATCGGAAGAACTGTCAGTCCCCTTCCTCGGCAAGGTGCCCTTGGAACCCCATATTGTTGCCGCAGGAGACGCCGGACTTCCCTTCATTGCCCAAAATCCCCAGGGGCCCACCGCCGAAGCCTTCCACACAATTATCCAGGCCATCAACAGTCAGATCGACACCTTCCGAAGCGAGGGACTCTACGCCCAAGATCAACGCCAGCTCCAGGGCGTACTCGGTCCTAAAAAATCCGCTCCTACAGACTTTCGCCCGGAACGATAA
- a CDS encoding ribbon-helix-helix domain-containing protein, whose product MSQQKQETITFKVDSALAHIIKRLPNRSEFIRKAILNAVDNTCPLCQGSGIITPEQRPHWEAFLETHHIEQCGECSAVFIACDEDHPGPGKITDHPAP is encoded by the coding sequence ATGTCTCAGCAAAAACAAGAAACTATTACGTTTAAGGTCGATTCTGCCTTAGCACATATAATCAAACGGCTTCCCAACCGATCGGAGTTTATACGGAAGGCTATTCTCAATGCCGTTGATAATACATGCCCCCTTTGTCAGGGAAGCGGTATAATCACCCCGGAACAACGACCCCACTGGGAGGCTTTTCTAGAGACCCACCATATTGAGCAATGCGGTGAATGCAGCGCGGTTTTTATCGCCTGCGATGAGGATCATCCTGGTCCGGGAAAAATAACCGATCATCCCGCGCCCTAG